The Gammaproteobacteria bacterium genome window below encodes:
- the tssJ gene encoding type VI secretion system lipoprotein TssJ, giving the protein MAKSKTEEQKKVRATIPLIILITAVLSLTGCASLFGPAPTELALSIEASPHLNPNSEGRPSPVVLRIYELNEVSAFDNSDFFSLYDTEAETLGKFIVFKQELEIKPGQTLKLERNAKDEARYLAVLAAYRDLDNSRWRGSLKLEPHTKSTIMIHLGSLSVSVTNTKKRLRDTRNYNTNE; this is encoded by the coding sequence TTGGCTAAAAGTAAGACGGAGGAGCAGAAGAAAGTGAGAGCGACCATCCCATTGATTATTCTGATAACAGCTGTACTGAGTCTAACCGGCTGCGCCAGCCTGTTTGGTCCGGCCCCAACAGAATTGGCGTTATCTATAGAAGCATCTCCGCACCTAAACCCCAATTCAGAAGGACGCCCTTCCCCGGTGGTCTTGAGGATTTATGAGTTAAATGAAGTCAGCGCTTTCGATAATTCCGATTTCTTTTCCTTATACGACACCGAAGCTGAAACTTTGGGTAAATTCATCGTCTTTAAACAAGAATTGGAAATTAAACCCGGACAAACATTAAAACTGGAACGCAACGCCAAAGATGAAGCCCGTTACCTTGCTGTATTGGCGGCCTACCGGGATCTGGATAACTCACGTTGGCGTGGATCTCTTAAACTGGAGCCGCACACCAAATCCACCATCATGATCCATTTGGGCAGTCTAAGCGTGTCGGTGACCAACACCAAAAAGCGTCTACGTGATACTCGTAATTACAATACTAACGAATAA
- the tssA gene encoding type VI secretion system protein TssA → MGIDVTKCLAEISVDSPCGDDLEYDADFQELERSAQYKAEKQIGDAIVEAQEPDWSSVGKQSQTLFSRTKDLRVAMFLLSASFRTSGYGGLLNSLEIMHGLLDQYWDDVHPKLDPEDNNDPTMRINIISTLADHASTLAPLQKVPLVSVQGIGSYSIKDVDVASGAMPHTGASDPPDPGLIEAAFMEVNLDELIAKAEQVKNCVDIVKAIEELVTNKVGAAYAPDLGALVKLLNHVHQELGQRLANRGVDDAVDDGEPGEESSNGKKGGAAMSGEIKTSEDVIRMLDKICDYYAKYEPSSPLPLLLQRAKRLVRKDFIEILRDIAPDGLTQAGRVTGVDT, encoded by the coding sequence ATGGGCATAGATGTGACAAAATGTTTGGCTGAAATTTCAGTAGACTCCCCCTGCGGTGATGATCTGGAATATGACGCGGATTTCCAGGAACTGGAACGTTCGGCGCAGTATAAAGCGGAAAAGCAAATAGGCGATGCAATCGTCGAAGCCCAGGAACCCGATTGGTCCTCCGTGGGTAAACAGTCCCAGACATTATTCAGCAGAACAAAAGATTTGCGGGTAGCGATGTTTTTGTTGTCGGCTTCCTTTCGAACCAGTGGGTATGGCGGTTTGTTGAATTCCTTAGAGATTATGCACGGCTTATTGGATCAATATTGGGATGATGTGCATCCGAAGCTCGATCCGGAAGATAATAACGATCCCACTATGCGTATTAACATTATTTCCACATTAGCAGATCACGCCAGCACCTTGGCGCCGCTACAGAAGGTTCCCTTGGTTAGTGTGCAAGGCATCGGAAGTTACAGCATAAAAGATGTGGACGTTGCCAGTGGAGCCATGCCCCACACAGGCGCTTCTGATCCACCGGATCCGGGGCTGATCGAAGCGGCTTTTATGGAAGTCAATTTAGACGAGTTAATTGCCAAAGCCGAGCAGGTCAAAAACTGCGTGGACATTGTTAAGGCAATTGAGGAGTTGGTGACGAATAAAGTAGGAGCAGCCTACGCACCCGATTTGGGAGCATTGGTCAAACTGCTCAATCACGTACATCAGGAACTGGGGCAACGTCTGGCGAATCGCGGAGTGGATGATGCTGTAGACGATGGTGAGCCGGGAGAAGAAAGCAGCAATGGCAAAAAAGGTGGTGCAGCAATGAGTGGCGAAATCAAAACCAGTGAAGACGTCATCCGGATGCTGGATAAAATATGTGATTATTACGCAAAATACGAACCTTCGAGTCCTTTGCCGCTATTATTACAAAGAGCAAAACGGTTGGTGCGTAAAGATTTTATAGAAATTTTAAGGGATATAGCACCGGATGGGTTAACCCAAGCCGGACGTGTAACCGGTGTTGATACTTAA
- the tssB gene encoding type VI secretion system contractile sheath small subunit codes for MAKPSSQKFIARNRAPRVQIEYDVELYGAQKKVQLPFVMGVMSDLSGNPAEPLPSVEDRKAMDIDVDNFDERLKAMKPRVAFSVPNTLTGEGNMSVDITFESMDDFSPGAVARKVDALSKLLDTRTQLSNLVTYMDGKAGAEDLIAKALADPELLKALSASPNDDAE; via the coding sequence GTGGCCAAACCAAGCAGTCAAAAATTTATTGCCCGTAACAGGGCTCCTCGAGTTCAAATCGAATACGATGTGGAACTCTATGGTGCACAGAAGAAAGTCCAGCTTCCGTTTGTAATGGGTGTTATGTCGGATCTTTCCGGTAATCCTGCAGAACCACTTCCCTCGGTAGAAGATCGTAAAGCCATGGATATTGACGTCGATAATTTTGATGAGCGACTCAAAGCGATGAAGCCTCGTGTGGCTTTCAGTGTTCCCAACACCTTAACCGGTGAAGGTAATATGAGCGTTGATATTACCTTCGAAAGCATGGACGACTTTTCCCCTGGTGCCGTCGCCAGAAAAGTAGATGCATTGAGCAAGCTGCTGGATACCCGTACACAGTTATCCAACTTGGTGACCTATATGGACGGTAAAGCGGGAGCCGAGGATCTTATTGCCAAAGCGCTGGCTGACCCGGAACTTCTCAAAGCGCTGTCTGCCTCTCCCAATGATGATGCAGAATAA
- the tssC gene encoding type VI secretion system contractile sheath large subunit: MAEAETEAAESAAAENLSVDDFSELLGKEFKPKSDRAKEAVESAVKTLAQQALEETTVISNDVIATINSIIAEIDHKLTEQVNLILHNEEFQKLEGSWRGLHYLVNNTESDEMLKIKVFNISKKELGKTLKKFKGAAWDQSPIFKKYYEEEYGQFGGEPYGCIVGDYYFDHGPQDVELLGSIAQVAAASHAPFIAGASPTTLQMDSWQEISNPRDLTKIFSTPEYAGWRSLREADDSKYIGLAMPRFLSRLPYGAKTEPVDEFDFEEDTEGADSGKYTWANSAYAMAVNVNQSFKEYGWCSRIRGVESGGAVLGLPTHTFPTDDGGVDMKCPTEVAISDRREAELARNGFMPLIHKKNSDIAAFIGAQSLQAPAEYDDPDASANAALAARLPYLFASCRFAHYLKCIVRDKIGSFKEKDDMQRWLQDWINAYVDGDPVNSSENMKARKPLAGAEVVVEEVEGNPGYYTSKFFLRPHYQLEGLTVSLRLVSKLPSAKG, encoded by the coding sequence ATGGCTGAAGCAGAAACAGAAGCAGCGGAAAGCGCAGCGGCGGAGAATTTAAGTGTCGACGACTTCTCCGAACTGTTGGGTAAAGAGTTTAAACCCAAGTCCGATCGTGCCAAAGAAGCGGTAGAGAGCGCAGTTAAAACATTGGCGCAGCAAGCCTTGGAGGAAACCACGGTTATTTCCAATGACGTGATTGCAACCATAAACTCTATCATTGCTGAGATTGATCACAAGTTAACGGAACAAGTGAATCTGATTCTTCACAATGAGGAATTCCAGAAATTGGAAGGATCCTGGAGAGGATTGCACTATCTGGTCAATAACACCGAATCCGATGAAATGTTGAAAATTAAAGTATTCAACATATCCAAGAAAGAATTGGGTAAGACTTTGAAGAAATTTAAAGGTGCGGCCTGGGATCAAAGCCCTATCTTCAAGAAATACTATGAAGAAGAATACGGTCAGTTTGGCGGCGAACCCTACGGTTGTATTGTTGGCGACTACTATTTCGATCATGGTCCACAGGACGTCGAATTGTTGGGTTCCATTGCTCAGGTGGCAGCAGCGTCTCACGCGCCGTTCATCGCAGGTGCCTCGCCTACAACATTGCAAATGGATTCCTGGCAGGAAATCAGTAATCCTCGGGACTTGACCAAGATTTTTTCCACTCCGGAATATGCAGGCTGGCGCTCTTTGCGTGAGGCAGATGATTCCAAGTATATCGGTTTGGCGATGCCGCGCTTTTTATCGCGCTTACCTTACGGTGCTAAAACCGAGCCGGTGGATGAGTTCGACTTTGAAGAGGACACCGAAGGTGCCGATTCCGGTAAATACACCTGGGCTAATTCAGCCTACGCAATGGCAGTAAACGTCAACCAATCTTTCAAAGAATATGGTTGGTGTTCCCGAATCCGTGGTGTGGAGTCCGGCGGTGCCGTTTTAGGTTTGCCTACGCATACTTTTCCTACAGATGACGGTGGTGTTGACATGAAATGTCCTACCGAAGTGGCTATTAGCGACCGTCGCGAAGCGGAATTGGCCAGAAACGGATTTATGCCGTTGATCCACAAAAAGAACTCTGATATCGCCGCATTCATTGGTGCGCAGTCCTTGCAGGCACCGGCCGAGTACGATGATCCGGATGCTTCTGCCAATGCTGCTCTGGCGGCCCGGTTGCCGTATTTATTCGCCAGTTGCCGATTTGCCCATTATTTAAAATGTATTGTGCGGGATAAAATCGGTTCCTTTAAGGAAAAAGATGACATGCAACGCTGGTTACAGGATTGGATTAACGCCTATGTTGATGGTGATCCGGTAAATTCCAGTGAAAACATGAAAGCCAGAAAGCCACTGGCGGGTGCGGAAGTCGTAGTTGAAGAAGTGGAAGGAAATCCCGGATATTACACATCCAAATTCTTTTTACGTCCCCATTATCAGTTGGAGGGCTTAACCGTTTCCTTGCGTCTGGTGTCTAAATTACCGTCAGCAAAAGGTTAA
- a CDS encoding type VI secretion system tube protein Hcp, which produces MAVDMFLKLEGTIKGESKDEKYKDDIDILAWSWGMNQSGSFHVGGGGGAGKVNIQDISITKYIDASSCNLMQFCSDGTHFKEGKLVVRKAGKKPLEYVVIKMKDILVTSVSTGGSGGEDRLTENVTLNFAQVNVEYSTQKEDGSGEPCKAYTWNIESNTANTDI; this is translated from the coding sequence ATGGCTGTTGATATGTTTTTAAAATTGGAAGGCACTATCAAAGGTGAATCCAAGGACGAGAAGTACAAAGATGATATTGATATTTTAGCATGGAGCTGGGGTATGAATCAGTCCGGTTCATTCCACGTCGGTGGCGGCGGTGGTGCCGGTAAGGTAAATATCCAGGACATCTCTATCACCAAATACATTGATGCTTCTTCTTGTAACTTGATGCAATTCTGTTCCGACGGTACTCACTTCAAAGAAGGCAAACTGGTTGTACGTAAAGCTGGTAAAAAGCCTCTGGAATACGTTGTTATCAAAATGAAAGACATTCTTGTTACTTCTGTGAGCACTGGCGGCAGCGGTGGTGAAGATCGACTGACAGAAAACGTTACCTTAAACTTTGCACAAGTTAACGTTGAATACTCTACACAGAAAGAAGACGGTAGTGGCGAACCTTGCAAAGCCTACACATGGAACATCGAATCGAACACGGCGAATACCGATATCTAA
- a CDS encoding tetratricopeptide repeat protein, with translation MTIAEESLRSGDLTEALKQLQDQVRKDPSNVQYRIFLFQLLCVLGQWDRALTQLNVSGEMDASTLAMVHMYREALQCEALRTDIFSGKRTPLVFGEPQQWIALVLEALKLSANGKHAESQALREQAYDVAPVVSGKINDESFEWLADADSRIGPFLEAIVNGNYYWIPFQRIKKINIDAPEDLRDMVWMPAYFTWDNGGETVGLIPSRYAGSEGSDDNDIRLCRKTQWDEMAEGVYYGIGQRLFTTDTQDVSLLDTRTIEFDLPEIE, from the coding sequence ATGACTATTGCCGAAGAAAGTCTGCGTAGCGGCGACCTCACCGAAGCGCTGAAACAACTACAGGATCAGGTTAGAAAAGACCCGTCCAATGTTCAGTATCGTATTTTTCTGTTTCAACTTTTGTGCGTGCTGGGGCAGTGGGACAGAGCGTTAACCCAACTGAATGTGTCCGGCGAGATGGATGCGAGCACTTTGGCGATGGTGCATATGTATCGAGAGGCATTGCAGTGCGAAGCGCTGCGCACGGATATATTTTCCGGTAAACGTACGCCATTGGTTTTTGGGGAGCCGCAACAATGGATTGCTTTGGTGCTGGAGGCCTTGAAACTTTCCGCCAATGGAAAGCACGCAGAGAGTCAAGCTTTAAGAGAACAGGCTTATGATGTAGCACCCGTGGTTAGCGGCAAGATCAACGACGAAAGTTTCGAGTGGTTAGCCGACGCAGATTCGCGCATTGGTCCTTTTCTGGAGGCTATCGTCAATGGCAATTATTATTGGATTCCGTTTCAACGCATTAAAAAAATTAATATCGACGCACCGGAAGATCTGCGTGATATGGTATGGATGCCGGCCTATTTTACATGGGATAACGGTGGTGAGACCGTTGGATTGATTCCCAGTCGTTATGCAGGATCGGAGGGCAGCGACGATAACGACATACGGTTATGCCGTAAAACACAGTGGGATGAAATGGCAGAGGGGGTTTATTATGGAATCGGACAACGATTATTTACCACGGACACTCAAGATGTATCCTTGTTGGATACCAGAACCATTGAATTTGACTTGCCGGAAATCGAATAG
- the tssE gene encoding type VI secretion system baseplate subunit TssE: protein MAELSQKERLQPSLLDRLTDRDPERKAESRTERVLSLQQLRKSVIRDIGWLLNTDNLSLGQEQEDYPELTHSVLNYGMPDMSGTSVSNLDSEALVANIKQAIIDFEPRILKNTIRINLVVDDEKMNNKAVSFEIEGELWAQPTPLRVYLKTELDLETGNIDVSDSVGVR from the coding sequence ATGGCGGAACTGTCACAAAAAGAACGCTTGCAGCCATCGTTGCTGGATAGGTTGACTGACCGAGATCCGGAACGTAAGGCAGAATCCCGTACGGAACGGGTGCTGTCCTTGCAACAACTGCGAAAGAGCGTGATTCGCGATATCGGTTGGCTATTGAATACAGACAATTTGTCCTTGGGGCAGGAGCAAGAAGACTATCCGGAGTTGACTCACTCAGTACTTAACTACGGTATGCCCGACATGTCGGGTACTTCCGTTTCCAACTTGGATAGCGAGGCCCTGGTGGCCAATATTAAACAGGCCATTATCGATTTTGAACCCAGAATTCTCAAAAACACTATTCGAATCAATTTGGTTGTTGATGACGAAAAAATGAATAATAAAGCCGTTTCATTCGAAATTGAGGGCGAGTTGTGGGCTCAACCCACGCCGTTGCGCGTCTATCTGAAAACGGAATTGGACTTGGAAACCGGTAACATAGACGTTAGTGATTCGGTTGGGGTGCGCTAA
- the tssF gene encoding type VI secretion system baseplate subunit TssF translates to MDPRLLQYYNRELQHIREMGGEFAKEYPKIAGRLGLETFECADPYVERLLEGFAFLAARVQLKVDSEFPQFTQHMLEMIYPQYLSPTPSMAVVQFNPDLNESGLAEGFEIPRNSVLRSLLGKGEQTVCEYRTSSDIALWPLEITNAEYLTNASSFVSLDQKRLKDAKAGVKLRLRATAGLTINKLALEKLPLYLRGSDELPMHLYEQILANSVAIVARPAKNPGSWCEIIDKRYITRTGFEDNEAVLPQSNRSFQGYRLLHEYFTFPQRFMFIELGGLGKAVKRCEEKDLELVILFDRIDRSLEELVNAGNFSLHCTPAINLFPKRADRIHLNNRDPEFHIVPDRTRPLDFEIYSVTEAIGIGTSADDEQEFLPFYAATDLTIHRDDQAYYTLKRVPRMLSSKQVRKGPRSSYIGSETFISLVDGNNAPYRKNLRQLAVQTMCTNRDLPLHMALGTGKTDFTMESSAPVESVRCIAGPSKPKASHAEKATAWRLISHLSLNYLSIADTDDKQGAASMRELLALYGDLAESHIKKQIDGVISVTAKPVTRRVPVPGPITFGRGMEVTITFDESAFEGLGVFSLGAVMEEFFAKYVSINSFTETVIRTAERGEIMRWPVRAGLRHIL, encoded by the coding sequence ATGGATCCGCGATTATTACAATATTATAATAGGGAATTGCAGCATATTCGGGAAATGGGGGGTGAATTTGCGAAAGAATACCCCAAAATAGCCGGGCGCTTGGGTCTGGAAACCTTCGAATGTGCTGATCCCTATGTGGAACGTTTACTTGAAGGGTTTGCTTTTCTGGCAGCGAGGGTCCAGTTAAAAGTAGATTCGGAATTTCCACAGTTTACCCAGCACATGCTGGAAATGATTTATCCGCAATACTTGTCACCTACTCCTTCCATGGCGGTAGTACAGTTTAATCCCGATTTAAACGAAAGTGGATTGGCGGAAGGATTTGAGATTCCCCGTAACAGTGTTTTACGGAGTTTGTTGGGCAAAGGTGAGCAGACGGTTTGCGAATATCGTACGTCCAGTGATATTGCGCTCTGGCCTTTGGAAATCACCAACGCCGAATATTTGACTAACGCCAGTTCATTTGTATCTTTGGATCAGAAACGTCTTAAAGATGCAAAAGCCGGGGTAAAACTACGCTTGCGGGCAACGGCGGGTCTGACAATAAACAAACTGGCGTTGGAAAAACTGCCTTTATATTTGCGCGGTAGTGACGAGTTGCCTATGCACCTATATGAGCAGATTCTTGCCAATTCGGTTGCCATAGTCGCCAGGCCGGCAAAGAACCCGGGTTCCTGGTGTGAGATTATTGATAAACGGTATATTACTCGTACCGGCTTTGAAGACAATGAAGCGGTTTTACCCCAAAGTAATCGATCTTTTCAGGGGTATCGCCTGTTACACGAATACTTTACCTTTCCCCAGCGGTTTATGTTTATTGAATTGGGCGGTTTGGGTAAAGCGGTTAAACGCTGCGAGGAAAAAGATCTGGAGTTGGTCATTTTGTTCGATCGTATTGACCGTTCTCTGGAAGAGTTAGTCAATGCGGGAAATTTCTCCCTACATTGCACGCCGGCTATTAATTTGTTTCCCAAGCGAGCGGATCGAATCCACTTAAACAACCGCGATCCGGAATTTCATATCGTACCCGATCGAACCCGACCTTTAGACTTCGAAATCTACTCAGTCACCGAAGCGATTGGGATCGGTACCAGTGCGGACGACGAACAGGAATTCCTGCCGTTCTATGCCGCAACGGATTTAACCATTCATCGTGATGATCAAGCTTATTACACCCTCAAGCGGGTGCCGCGTATGCTATCCAGCAAGCAAGTAAGAAAAGGCCCACGTTCCAGCTATATCGGCAGTGAAACGTTTATTTCTTTAGTCGATGGAAATAATGCTCCTTACAGGAAAAATCTGCGTCAATTGGCTGTACAGACCATGTGTACCAATCGAGACCTGCCCTTACATATGGCTTTAGGAACGGGCAAAACAGATTTTACGATGGAGTCCAGCGCGCCGGTTGAGAGCGTGCGTTGTATTGCCGGACCCAGTAAACCCAAAGCGTCACATGCAGAGAAAGCCACAGCGTGGCGTCTCATCAGTCATTTGTCTCTGAATTATTTGTCCATAGCCGATACCGATGATAAGCAAGGTGCCGCGTCCATGCGGGAGTTGTTGGCCTTGTACGGCGATCTGGCTGAATCTCATATTAAAAAGCAAATTGATGGTGTGATTTCAGTTACTGCAAAACCGGTCACTCGCCGGGTGCCCGTACCCGGTCCTATCACCTTTGGTCGGGGTATGGAAGTGACGATTACGTTTGATGAAAGCGCTTTTGAAGGTTTGGGGGTGTTTTCATTAGGTGCGGTAATGGAAGAATTTTTTGCCAAATATGTATCCATTAATTCGTTTACCGAAACGGTGATTCGTACTGCAGAACGGGGGGAGATAATGCGATGGCCAGTAAGAGCCGGTCTGCGTCACATCCTTTAG
- the tssG gene encoding type VI secretion system baseplate subunit TssG has product MASKSRSASHPLAVLQSLKESTLALLNAIKEAPYKYGFFQAVRRLECAYSDKPLIGQSLRPKDDPVRFQQPPSLAFAPSTLSQFSLGEKGRPPKLSINFFGLFGPQGPLPLHLTEYAYDRALNSSDTTFAGFADMFHHRMISLYYRAWANTQPTVSYDRPQADRFSAYVGSIMGFGLTSLRNREELPDRVKLFYAGLLASQTRNASNLQAMISSFFQVNARIEQFVGQWMELPKECRMLLGITRETCTLGVNAAVGNKAWESQQKFRIVLGPLSKEEYLRMLPGGESIKRLQTLVRAYVGDEFDWDMQLIMKKESMPMFRLGINGDLGWTTRVWSRTIERDVDRLIIHPGKIRK; this is encoded by the coding sequence ATGGCCAGTAAGAGCCGGTCTGCGTCACATCCTTTAGCTGTTCTACAGTCGCTAAAGGAATCCACCTTGGCATTGCTAAATGCCATCAAAGAAGCGCCCTACAAGTATGGTTTTTTTCAAGCTGTGCGGCGACTCGAATGTGCCTATAGCGACAAACCACTCATCGGTCAGTCATTAAGGCCGAAAGACGATCCGGTGCGCTTTCAGCAACCACCCTCCTTAGCTTTTGCTCCCTCCACCCTGTCCCAATTTAGTTTGGGGGAAAAAGGGCGCCCGCCTAAGTTGAGTATCAATTTCTTCGGCTTGTTCGGACCGCAAGGGCCTTTACCGTTGCATTTAACCGAATACGCCTACGATCGGGCATTGAATTCCAGTGATACCACCTTTGCTGGATTTGCCGATATGTTTCATCATCGCATGATTTCGCTGTATTACCGCGCCTGGGCCAATACCCAGCCCACCGTGAGCTATGATCGACCGCAAGCGGATCGATTTTCCGCCTATGTGGGTTCCATTATGGGTTTTGGTTTGACCAGCCTGCGTAATCGTGAAGAATTACCGGACCGAGTTAAGTTGTTTTACGCCGGCTTGTTGGCGAGTCAAACTCGCAATGCCAGTAATTTGCAGGCTATGATCAGCAGTTTTTTTCAAGTAAACGCTCGGATTGAACAGTTTGTGGGGCAGTGGATGGAACTGCCGAAGGAATGCCGCATGTTGTTGGGGATTACCCGGGAGACCTGCACTTTGGGTGTAAATGCGGCCGTGGGTAACAAAGCCTGGGAAAGTCAGCAAAAGTTTCGCATTGTGTTGGGCCCATTGTCCAAAGAGGAATATTTGCGCATGCTACCCGGAGGGGAAAGTATTAAGCGGTTGCAGACTTTGGTAAGAGCCTATGTGGGTGATGAGTTTGATTGGGACATGCAGTTGATTATGAAAAAGGAAAGCATGCCCATGTTTCGTTTGGGTATAAATGGGGATTTGGGGTGGACGACTCGTGTATGGAGCAGGACCATAGAAAGGGATGTGGACCGTTTGATTATTCACCCCGGAAAAATCCGCAAATGA